The genome window CGAGTTGTGGGGGATTACGGCGGTCTTTGACCACGAGATCAGATGAACTTCACATATAGATTCACCTGGACGCAACCTCTATCGCTGCTGGGAAGTATGACAGCCCCACGATGGTCTAATGAGGAACACGCATGGTTCTCCGTTACGGCGAAATAGTTATTGATTTGTGAGCCAAGAGCCTCACCCCAGAGGATACTCAGGTCTAATGAACGAGAGTCACCATGTCATATGTTTTTAGGCATCCAGAAGATGTCTCGGGTGAACGTATATAGGATGGCGTTAACAAAGAGTTTGAAGACGTCTTTCAGATACCTCTTGGATTCGGGTGCAAGGAAGGGACTTAATTGACCGTTTAAATGACGGAAACCGTTATCCAGTTCTGATGTAATAGCTCTCGTCTAATCGTTATTGTGTAGTAACCTATTTGAAGCTGACAACATAAATGAAGTAACTGATTCTGGGCCTTGAAGTGGGACCAATGGATATAAATCATCGAAGCGAATTAAAGATTGATTGAGTTGAGGGCTATCATAGGAAGCAGAAAGAACATTGGCGGGTAAACCTTTGAGGTAAGTGGCCTAGTATGCAACCATTATGTATAAAGTGGATTAGGTAAAGCTCTTATTAGATCTTTTAATAGCAGCTTTTCCTTGTTTATTTTATCCATCCTAGAGAATTAATGTAACTTAGATTTAAGCAGAAACCTATTTGCTCAACTATAGCAGGTAACCCGGACGCCATTGTAGACCTCATGCATCATGTTTGGATCATGTCTACCCTGGGCTCGTTGGTCACTGTCTTCTTCCGTCCATGTCCGAGTTCGAGCATGACCCATTCGTAAACCGCCCACTGAACAGCATTCACTATGAAAGCTCGTACGCTGCAGATAGTCAACCCTCTAAAGAAAACACGAGAGCCTCCCTCCCGGTACGCCTCACGTGCGACCTGTATTGCGCCAGCTCGTTTGGTTTGCGATGCTACGTTTGGTTGCAGAAGGGGTGTTGTTTCTGCCTGTCCGCCAAGGGTCTGAGCCTGAACTCTAGTCTTGATGACGTCGAGTGGAAATATGCTCGCCCAAGTTGCGACTCCAGCTAGTCCTCCGCAGAGGAGAACCTTGGCGGCCTCGTGTTGCAAAGAGGTTTCCTCGCCCTGTTCCGCGGCCAGCCAACGGGTAGTCAGCTCGTAAGACCAGAAGTAAAACCCATAGCCAACACTATCCCGGATGGCAGTCACAGTTCCGCCAAAGTAAAGACCTCGGACACCTCCGTTTTTCCAGATATCCTTAGTGATAGCCCAGCTTGAGATTGGAGAGGATGCCAGCTGCGCCCTGCACTTGATCAGTTCGGTGGGAGTACTAACGACCCAGGTTGCAAGACCGCCCACCGCGCCAGCAAGCCAAGTATTCCACAAGTTTCCAGATGTTGAGAAGACGCTATTCAATGCCGCCTCGGTTCGATTGTAAGAAACAAAGAGCAAGGCGTTCAGTGCACCATAGCCGAGAATTGGAGCTGCAGTTCCGGTGACTAGGGAGGCGTATGATCCGAGGTACCGCGTGCTGAAAGATGCACTCTGGTTGATGGCCGAAGCCGCTGTTGTTGTTCCTGTAGGGATCGAACAAACAGGCGGGTTCGTCACTGGACTGGTATGTTGTGCTTGAAGTCGAACTTTGATCACATCAAGAGGATTTCCGATGATAATTCCAACAGCACCACTGAGATAGCCAGCCCAGAAATCAGCCGACATTATGAGACAATTTTTGTAGACACTatagaggagagaagatgaTCAGTATTCCTTGACACTTTGCGCTGAGCCACAGTGATAGTGCTCAAGACGCCGAGGTATACGAGGCCCCAGGCCAAGCCGAGCCGTGCAAGAGGAGCGCGATTCGCAGTAGCCTGGACATTAATTCGACGAAACCGCGTAAGATATTGCCAATGCGCAAAGTGTCCAGCAACAGTTGCAGTCAAAATTCCAGTGCGATGTCGAGCAATTGCTACTTGAAGAGGGGTCGGCCCAGATGATTGATGGTCGGCGAAAGGATCTCCACCAGCCGATCGGCTTTGATCGGAGTTGGAGAGATTGACGCTTCAAGGCATGTGTTAGTGATCCAGGGTCTTTCAGAGCCGCATAGATATGTACTGAGAAAGCAGACGATCAGCGGTGACCTACCCTGACGATGTTGCAGCAATTGGGCTTTCAGCTATCATCTTTGGCTGGGTTTTGACCGAGTGAGTTGTACGTAtaaaaggaagaggagaaaatgAGAAGATATATTCCTTGCCAGTCGTTCCGGTCCCATCATGAACCGAACGACAAACTTGGTTCTTGGACCGATTCCCGATGGGTCCAATGTTACCTAATAAGCTAGGGGAGGCTTTTAAGTTTTCGAGTCTGAGTTTTCGGTGGTTTCGGGGTCTTTGCCGGGGATGATAGAGCCTACGGTCAGTAACTGGGAGCTAGTGGCGATTCACGTGATAGCGCGTTTCTGCCTGCTGTCGCGTCGATTCACTGACATCGCGCTTGCCTATGTATTTACCCTCCATTGATTCTCGCTGGGGTGGCAAGAAGTCTTTCATACTTGGAACAATTGCTCGACAAGTCTCTGAAACGAGAAAAGATTCAAGATGGGAGCAGCGTGAGTGCCAGGACACTTTGGCGCGTTGTTGCAAGCTCTAATAATCAGTTTAGATCCCCTCTCGTCGCGACGCCACTCGCTGGCAAGGACAAAACTCTAGGCAAGCGGATGCCAACGCCCTCTTCGATTGACCGTCTTCACAAACCATTCAAATGTCCTGGCGTCGCTGGAAGAAGTCCGGCTGTTAATCGACCTTCTCGCAAGCGAAGAAAGGTTGATTATGGTGGTGCCGACGGTGAAGCAGATAGTGATAAGCCATACTCCAACGACGAAAGGCTTGCGCTTGCCACTCGAGATATCAACCGTTTCCCCGTTTTCCAGGCCAAAGATAAAGGTCTCGTTTTCCGCAAGGCCTTTTCCGTGCCattgaagaacaaggacagCGCTGCATACAACCCCAATCGTGCCCCTCCTACACTGGGTCTGCGGCAAGGTGCAGTCTTCATTGCGAAGCCCCTACATGACCCTAGTGGCGAATTCGCAATTGTCCTTCATGACCCGACTGTCGACGACAAACCAAAAGATGTCCCCAAGGCACTTGAGCCCGCCAAGACAGAAGCTGCTAACGGGAAACTTGATGCTCCACTCGTACACAAGAGTCTTGCTGAGATTCTCggaatcaagaagaaggtggACGGCGAACACCCTCGCGTTCCAGTCGTCATTGACCCgaagctggccaagatcCTTCGTCCCCATCAGGTTGAAGGTGTCAAATTTATGTATCGATGTGTTACTGGTctgattgatgagaaggccAATGGCTGCATTATGGCCGACGAAATGGGTCTCGGAAAGACTCTTCAGTGCATCTCTCTCATGTGGACACTACTCAAGCAATCCCCCGATGCCGGGAAGCCGACAATTCAGAAAGCAATCGTTGTCTGTCCTGCCAGTTTGGTCAAGAATTGGGCAAACGAGTTGGTGAAGTGGCTTGGTCCTAATGCCATCAACCCATTCGCCATCGATGGAAAGGCGTCTAAAGAAGAACTGACGCGCCAGCTTCGACAGTGGGCAATTGCTAGCGGACGGGCCGTTACCAGGCCAGTCATCATTGTTTCCTACGAAACTCTACGACTGAACGTGGAGGAGCTGAAGCACACAAAGATTGGCCTGCTTTTCTGTGATGAGGGACATCGTCTCAAGAATAGCGACAGCAATACCTTCAACGCTCTCAACAGTCTTAATGTTTCGCGGCGTGTCATTCTCACAGGCACACCTATCCAGAACGATCTGACGGAGTATTTCTCGCTCACAAGTTTTGCAAATCCCGATCTGCTCGGCACACGACTGGAGTTTCGCAAACGCTACGAGATTCCAATCCTCCGTGGTCGAGATGCTGATGCGTCAGAGGAAGATCGAAAGAAGGGCGATGAGAGCACTGCGGCATTGCTTAATGTTGTCAACAAGTTCCTGATCCGTCGTACAAACGACATCCTTTCCAAGTACTTGCCTGTCAAGTACGAGCACGTTGTGTTCTGTAATCTTGCACCCTTCCAGTTTGACCTCTACAACTACTTCATCAAGAGTCCTGACATTCAGGCTCTCCTGAGAGGCAAGGGAAGTCAGCCCCTCAAAGCCATCAacattctcaagaagctctgcAACCATCCTGATCTTTTGAACATGGCGGATGATCTGCCGGGCTCAGAGCAGTGCTTCCCAGACGACTATGTGCCCAAGGAATCCCGTGGTCGAGATCGCGAGATCAAGTCATGGTATTCTGGCAAAATGGCAGTGTTGGATCGCATGCTGGCTCGCATCCGCCAAGATACAAACGACAAGATTGTGTTGATTAGCAACTATACTTCAACACTGGATCTTTTTGAACGAATGTGCCGCTCTCGTCAGTATGGTTGTTTGAGACTCGACGGAACCATGAACGTCAACAAGCGTCAGAAGCTTGTTGATCGGTTCAACGACCCTGAAGGTGACGAATTCGTCTTTCTACTGAGCAGCAAGGCTGGTGGATGTGGTATCAACCTGATTGGCGCGAACCGCCTGGTGCTATTCGACCCCGATTGGAACCCGGCTGCTGATCAACAGGCGCTTGCTCGAGTGTGGCGCGATGGACAAAAGAAGGACTGCTTCGTGTACCGCTTCATCGCAACGGGCACTATTGAGGAGAAGATTTTCCAGCGCCAGTCTCACAAACAGAGTTTATCTTCTTGCGTTGTGGACTCGGCGGAAGATGTTGAACGACATTTCTCGCTCGACAGTCTCCGTGAGCTTTTCCAGTACCGGCCAGATACCAAGAGCGATACTCATGAGACGTTCAAGTGCAAGCGGTGTAAGCCTGATGGCAAGCAGTATATCAAGGCGCCGGCCATGCTGTATGGTGACACCAGCACATGGAATCATTTTGTCAACGAAGGACTGAAGCCAATTCAGGACTTGCTCTTGAGGCAAGAATGTGGAGAGTCCGAGGTTTCTGCTGTGTTCCAGTACATTTCTCACTAAGTAATCAGCTGCGTGTCTTTAATAATTCATGTTCACGAGGCATTCGGGGCGTTCTTGTGGATTAGCGGTATTGGAAGGTCATGATCTGTTTTACGGAGTTTCATCCCAGACCTGTTTAGGTAGACAGGCTTCACTGTAGAGCGATATTATATGTCAAAATACTTAtagaatataaaatactacaAGTAGCCCAGAGCACACTGGGTTTTGCACCAATTTGTTCCATATATTGCGTTGTGAAATCCATCAACCATACCACAAGTTAACAACTTATCACCCTATTTTACCAAGCCCTATATTCACCTCGAGCCATTGTATTCGATTCACTGGGAGAACTGGGAAATCTATCTGTATGCTTCGATTTACTCTGTATCATGGCTTCTATCCTGTTGAAGTCATGAGAGGTGGACACAGTGCTCATGACAAAGTGTATATTCTTCGCACTGTCAAGAATTTTGCTAGCTGAAGTTTTAGTTAGTCTTTCCGCCCAAGGTGAACGTGAACCTTTTGAGAGTCACAAACCCAGCAGTCAACATTGCTGGGACTACCTTCGTCAAACCAAATAGTtctgttttctttttatcaaACACATCGAAATGTCTTCCAAGCCTGCCAGTCAGTCCTCTCCGGAGTTTACCTCCTACTACCTTCAACGCGCAACACAAGAGCTCTCAGAGGACCTTGACAAAGTTCGCAACGCAGAGGACTTCAAGGCCGATTCTATTCCTTTCCTTGTTCACGCTCTACAACAGGGTGCGGTACTTTTCTCTCCTGGGGACCAGAAGAGAGTGGTTGCTACACCAAAGACCAAGGACGGGGATGCATGAGCAGGCTGTATATACCCAGTCCAGATCATTTCGGTCTACTGCCCTGAACGCACGACAGCTTTTCAAATCCGCTCCCTTGCATTAAGTGAACTCGTGAGAGTCACTCTTCACCACTTCCCACGAGACAAAGGCATGCCAAATCACAAGGATGGCGTTTGTCTTCGCAGATCGGAAGCTGTTTTATTGGTACCAAGAACCCTTGACACTACACTCCAATGCGTCAGAGCATGTTGTCAAACCAGTAAAACGGGGAAAAGTCAGATTGAGGAATTATGTCATTTAGCAGCCGTTATTGCATAAGGGTATCTCAAAGCAGAGTCTGCACTACATCAAGCGCGCAATAAAATCAATCTATATATACGCTTGTCTTCCTCCTGGGCCGAATCACGGCAATATGTCATTCCTTCATCAGTATGTTCATATGCACGGTCTAATTCGAATTGCGGCGTCGTTCGAGTCGGACAGCCCAACCCTTGATGGCGAGGACGATAACGACCCAAGCCATCAGAAAAGCGACCAGACCCATGGTGACAGTGTACATGAACATGGCGTCGAGCTTGTAGTGGATCATTCCGTCGACAGTATCAGTACTCTACTTCAAGTTAGCGTTTTGGCTCTTTTTCCAGGGGCTCTCGACGTACACTAGCCATGAAGATGATACCTCCAGCGATCAAACCGAAAGCAGCCAAGAGTTCCGTGGGGGGTCGTGATGGGAGAATGGACTTGGGTGGCTTCAGGTACATTATGAGGTATGTCAAACCTCGAGCAAGTGAAGCCCCTAGAAGGAGTTCACCCCATTGCTTATGAACCATGCTGGACATCATGGTATGCTGTGTGTGAGAGCTCATCATGAGTCCAAGCAGCATGATGACCAAAGCCGGTATGGGGTTGAGCGAGAACTCGTATGTGTCGGGTGCTTCAGGTTCGTCTGCTTCTTCGACCGTGTAAGGGCTCTTGGGCTGAACATCGTCCACGGTtgtgttgagaagatggcgaatACATGTCGACTCGATGAGCATACCGCACTAAAGAAACAAGTCAGTTGTTGTAATGGGAATGATCGACTGTGGCAGATCGAAGGACCTACCAAACCCCCTCCAATGAACAGAACTGTGATGGAGATGTGCTCCATGTCCTGGGCGGTCCAGTCACCACCCCAACCGCCGAGGTGCTCCATGAAGATATTGGTAGCGCCatagaagaagatcaagaagctctcgaCAAACTCAGCAGAAGGGAGCCACTTCTGGAAGTCCTGTCTTGGTCGAACATTCCATGCCCAGCCAAGCTCTCCAAAGCTGCCAGTCCAGCGGCCGAGGGTGAAGATACCTAGCCAGAAGAAAACACCACCCTTGATCCAATGCGCCAATCCATTGAAAATTCCGCCTCCCTCCTAAGAAGATTTGTTAGTCAAGTGTCGCAGCCAAGGTGTCTACTAGCAACTTACAAAGAAACGACCAAAGGTGACAACACCAGTCGCAAGCGCAATGAAGCCGAAGGGAAGGATAATACGATCGACTATGCAGCGGCCGAAATTCAAATACTTCCATACTCGCGAAGCAGCGATCTTAGAGGCGTGGCGAGCAAAGGTTCCCTGAGGTTCAGGAGAGGCAAGTGATAATTCCTCCAGGTCgccatcatcgtcctcgtaCTCTTTCCTGGGGTTGTTGGCAGGCGACTCCATGCCATTGAGCGTGGATGCCGAGTCGCTTCGGAGCGAGGGTGTGTTTGGTTCGGTTCCTCGTCCACTGTCGTTGGACATTCGGTAGGGGCTGTCATCGTGGTAGCCATTGTGTGAAGGGTAGTCGGCCTCTTGCGCCGCGACAGGTAGAAAAGCGTGTGTCTCGTTACTCGGCGTCTTCCCTTTACCCCTTAGAGCTCCCGCGATACAGCCCACGGCACTTACAAGGACCTGGGCGCAAACGACCCAGGTCACAATCCAGCCAATCTTGTGGTGCGCATTGTTTGGGTACAAGTCTGGGGTCTGCGCATTATATATCACGCCGACCAAAACTCCAAGAGCATTTGTAGCTAGGAAAGCAAACTGCGCCGGGAGTGTAAAGCGAGAGTTTGCTAGTGAGAACATGACGGCTGGGGTTGGTGGTGTTAGTCGGCGCATAaagctcaacaccatgaaAACTTACCAATTGGTAGGATAAATACCCAAGAAAGAACCATTAATGCAATATGTGTGTATATGACTCCAGTATGTTCAGTATGCGCAAAGTATGTGTCGGGATAGTCGTCGCTGTCGGGCGGTTGTGTCGTTGTGTTGCTGCCATGCATtcccatgtccatgtccatactttcaccaccaccatgCGCAATTACCACAGGTAGAAGCGCTAAGAGCAATGCGCCAGATGCGCGCGATATCATATTCGTATAAATCATGTTGGCAACGTACGTACGTCCAGAAGGATTTGTCCGCAGAAGGAAACAATAGATGCAAtgaaacaagacaagacaagacaatgcgactggatgagaagagatcgcaagcagtaattatacttgTTTACAGCCAGAAAGACACAAGTAGGAGGACATGTATAATCATGCGATCAAGTAGACGTCAAAACGAAGAGCGTTTCAAGAAATCATGACATGGCAGTGTTTTAAAACAAACCCGAGATCTTGTATTGTTACTATCGGGCCCGAGCGGTCGAAAACAGGTCATCAGCTGAGGCATTGAAATCACTTGGTCAGTCGGAGACAAAGCGACGAGAGCCAAGAGAGGATACGCAGCAGTTGACCATCCGAAGCTTCCGAattgcttcatcatgggAAGTTGTACCTTTACCTCTGAATAAGGaaaacacaacacaacagggtataaaaaaagatagataAAAGACAAATGCGGTAAGCATTtgttggatggatggatagtGGGGGATCCTCAAAATGGGGCCGGCCGGTGGGGGGGTGccatctacggagtaggtaaCTACAGCTTCAGTACACCCACCACTGCAGCATCGTAGAGGTCACTGTACATTATGTACATTACATGCACTTCCTAGATCATCAGGACAGGCCATGCTAAACGTGGTCCGCGGGGCccatgtactgtactgtactgtactgcactgcactgtactgtacttacCTTGAGGATCTATTGGTTCCGAATAGTTACGTTTTTAGCCCGTTCATGGTCAGCGTGATCGATCGATCGGCACGGAAACTTTGGAAAAGGCATCTTCTCGAAGAACGTCAAGGCATTTCGGCGGAGATCAAGTGGATATCACCGGCCATgcgtggatggatggatggatcctcctcttccattccTATTCTCACCGAGTATAGAGATCTTAGTCACTGGTCACGAGAACTGGTGCGTGTGTGTGCTGTTCTGTAACCTCCTGCAATGCAAGCATCGCAACCCTTCACCACATTTGGTAACAGTACCACGACTCAGATCCGATAAACGGGGCAGTCAGCCACTCACTCATTCCACTGGCTTACAAGTGAATTACGAATATTCAGTCATAAGCTCTACACGTACTAACTGTGGCTTCTCCTCTATGATTACTCAAAACTGACTTGCTTAGGccctccatcaccatcaccgacATCAAAGCACGGACTGGTTGGTATCAAGCAAAATGCCGAAATCCACATGAGAGCTTTAGTCTTTACAGGCATTATCAATGCATCATAAAGAGCTTTAATGCCGGCAGCTTTGGCGCTAGTTACCTCATCCCGCTGTAAAGTAGCGCTACAGCGTCATTCATTGGATACAGCGGGCTTCAACCTCTTTGATGTGTcatgtacctaggtaggtacctacggTACCTTTAATCCCGGTCCAGCATCTCCACACAACTTCAACCCAACTACGCCGACAATTCCGCACACTTTCTCATCAGCTCTTGACTTACAAAGTTTTTGCGTCTGTGCAGTGTAAACGATAAGGCTGGATATGACGTCTAGTGTGGTCAAAT of Fusarium musae strain F31 chromosome 5, whole genome shotgun sequence contains these proteins:
- the RHP54 gene encoding DNA repair protein rhp54 (EggNog:ENOG41), whose protein sequence is MGAASPLVATPLAGKDKTLGKRMPTPSSIDRLHKPFKCPGVAGRSPAVNRPSRKRRKVDYGGADGEADSDKPYSNDERLALATRDINRFPVFQAKDKGLVFRKAFSVPLKNKDSAAYNPNRAPPTLGLRQGAVFIAKPLHDPSGEFAIVLHDPTVDDKPKDVPKALEPAKTEAANGKLDAPLVHKSLAEILGIKKKVDGEHPRVPVVIDPKLAKILRPHQVEGVKFMYRCVTGLIDEKANGCIMADEMGLGKTLQCISLMWTLLKQSPDAGKPTIQKAIVVCPASLVKNWANELVKWLGPNAINPFAIDGKASKEELTRQLRQWAIASGRAVTRPVIIVSYETLRLNVEELKHTKIGLLFCDEGHRLKNSDSNTFNALNSLNVSRRVILTGTPIQNDLTEYFSLTSFANPDLLGTRLEFRKRYEIPILRGRDADASEEDRKKGDESTAALLNVVNKFLIRRTNDILSKYLPVKYEHVVFCNLAPFQFDLYNYFIKSPDIQALLRGKGSQPLKAINILKKLCNHPDLLNMADDLPGSEQCFPDDYVPKESRGRDREIKSWYSGKMAVLDRMLARIRQDTNDKIVLISNYTSTLDLFERMCRSRQYGCLRLDGTMNVNKRQKLVDRFNDPEGDEFVFLLSSKAGGCGINLIGANRLVLFDPDWNPAADQQALARVWRDGQKKDCFVYRFIATGTIEEKIFQRQSHKQSLSSCVVDSAEDVERHFSLDSLRELFQYRPDTKSDTHETFKCKRCKPDGKQYIKAPAMLYGDTSTWNHFVNEGLKPIQDLLLRQECGESEVSAVFQYISH
- a CDS encoding hypothetical protein (EggNog:ENOG41), whose amino-acid sequence is MSSKPASQSSPEFTSYYLQRATQELSEDLDKVRNAEDFKADSIPFLVHALQQGAVLFSPGDQKRVVATPKTKDGDA
- a CDS encoding hypothetical protein (EggNog:ENOG41), which codes for MIYTNMISRASGALLLALLPVVIAHGGGESMDMDMGMHGSNTTTQPPDSDDYPDTYFAHTEHTGVIYTHIALMVLSWVFILPIAVMFSLANSRFTLPAQFAFLATNALGVLVGVIYNAQTPDLYPNNAHHKIGWIVTWVVCAQVLVSAVGCIAGALRGKGKTPSNETHAFLPVAAQEADYPSHNGYHDDSPYRMSNDSGRGTEPNTPSLRSDSASTLNGMESPANNPRKEYEDDDGDLEELSLASPEPQGTFARHASKIAASRVWKYLNFGRCIVDRIILPFGFIALATGVVTFGRFFEGGGIFNGLAHWIKGGVFFWLGIFTLGRWTGSFGELGWAWNVRPRQDFQKWLPSAEFVESFLIFFYGATNIFMEHLGGWGGDWTAQDMEHISITVLFIGGGLCGMLIESTCIRHLLNTTVDDVQPKSPYTVEEADEPEAPDTYEFSLNPIPALVIMLLGLMMSSHTQHTMMSSMVHKQWGELLLGASLARGLTYLIMYLKPPKSILPSRPPTELLAAFGLIAGGIIFMASSTDTVDGMIHYKLDAMFMYTVTMGLVAFLMAWVVIVLAIKGWAVRLERRRNSN
- a CDS encoding hypothetical protein (EggNog:ENOG41), which produces MSADFWAGYLSGAVGIIIGNPLDVIKVRLQAQHTSPVTNPPVCSIPTGTTTAASAINQSASFSTRYLGSYASLVTGTAAPILGYGALNALLFVSYNRTEAALNSVFSTSGNLWNTWLAGAVGGLATWVVSTPTELIKCRAQLASSPISSWAITKDIWKNGGVRGLYFGGTVTAIRDSVGYGFYFWSYELTTRWLAAEQGEETSLQHEAAKVLLCGGLAGVATWASIFPLDVIKTRVQAQTLGGQAETTPLLQPNVASQTKRAGAIQVAREAYREGGSRVFFRGLTICSVRAFIVNAVQWAVYEWVMLELGHGRKKTVTNEPRVDMIQT